A DNA window from Nerophis lumbriciformis linkage group LG03, RoL_Nlum_v2.1, whole genome shotgun sequence contains the following coding sequences:
- the LOC133576070 gene encoding E3 SUMO-protein ligase ZBED1-like produces the protein MACLAGQAMRTVPCPDPQGARPPYSPYICSANPMIQSVLKNKDAVITTIALTNPRLPTLTQEEWEELKQAGEVLKPFEEVTVEISGQGYVTVSKVILLARGLQRIAANIQRGVNLMGPVKVMVYTICTQMAHRFHKIEAHVLLSEAAALDPRFKKKAFGRDEDADRAYQYLSNAAAKVNLPNQQAEEEGAAAQPPSSSQDSAIWQEFDQQVSGLVTSSRNPVADAVLEVRAFVQEPLVPRSSNPLTWWQSRGVVYPRLSEIMKRRLCIVATSVPSERIFSKMGQIISERRNRLSSSKVSQLVFLNANLE, from the exons ATGGCCTGCCTGGCCGGGCAGGCCATGCGCACTGTGCCTTGCCCGGACCCCCAGGGTGCCCGGCCGCCTTATAGTCCTTATATTTGTTCAGCCAACCCCATGATCCAGAGTGTCCTTAAAAATAAGGATGCAGTCATCACAACCATCGCATTAACAAACCCAAGACTACCCACCCTAACACAAGAGGAGTGGGAGGAACTCAAGCAGGCCGGTGAGGTATTAAAACCCTTTGAGGAGGTCACCGTTGAGATTAGTGGACAGGG ATATGTCACTGTGTCGAAGGTGATTCTTCTGGCAAGAGGATTACAGAGGATAGCCGCAAACATACAAAGGGGTGTGAACCTGATGGGTCCTGTGAAAGTCATGGTGTACACCATTTGTACCCAGATGGCTCACAGGTTCCACAAAATTGAGGCACATGTTTTGCTATCTGAAGCAGCAGCACTGGACCCCAGGTTCAAAAAGAAGGCCTTCGGCAGGGATGAGGATGCAGATAGGGCCTATCAGTATCTAAGCAATGCTGCTGCAAAGGTGAACCTCCCCAACCAGCAGGCTGAAGAAGAGGGAGCAGCAGCACAACCACCAAGTTCCAGTCAGGACAGTGCAATTTGGCAGGAATTTGATCAGCAGGTCTCTGGGCTTGTGACCAGCAGCCGAAATCCAGTGGCAGATGCAGTACTGGAGGTCCGTGCTTTTGTGCAGGAGCCGCTTGTACCGAGATCTTCAAACCCCCTCACATGGTGGCAAAGTAGAGGCGTGGTCTATCCAAGACTGTCTGAAATCATGAAGAGAAGACTCTGTATTGTGGCCACATCTGTCCCATCAGAGAGGATTTTCAGCAAGATGGGGCAGATAATATCAGAGAGACGAAATCGGCTCAGCTCATCCAAAGTCAGCCAGCttgtatttttaaatgcaaatctGGAGTAG